A stretch of the Mycobacteroides immunogenum genome encodes the following:
- a CDS encoding glycosyltransferase, which produces MNDSRVAIVHERFTEFGGSELVVAEFMKTWPQAKVYAPITEPRCRQQVLQAAGRTEDGLHEPISGTWLDKAYTLTGRKSHAPLLPLVPNALRRLPIGDDVDAVLISHHSFATQAAMATDAPAVAYVHSPARWAWERTFRDHEMASRAGRIALSALGRLARRGELRAAPHLSHVIANSHAVAERIRDWWGLPSTVISPPVRIDRFSPDPSIPREDFYLCAGRLVPYKRADLAIRAAQRANCRLVVLGEGRFRDHLEDIAGPETTFLGAASDEVLLDMYRRCRALLMPGVEDFGIVPVEAMACGTPVLALGQGGALDTVNPGVTGEHMRAGPDDAVVEQLAALMRDFNPADYDSGAIRAHACEFSPEAFRSRVADTVLGAVRT; this is translated from the coding sequence TTGAACGACTCACGGGTAGCCATTGTCCACGAGCGCTTCACCGAGTTCGGCGGCTCGGAACTGGTGGTCGCCGAATTCATGAAGACCTGGCCGCAGGCCAAGGTGTACGCGCCCATCACCGAGCCACGTTGCCGCCAGCAGGTATTGCAGGCTGCGGGGCGGACCGAAGACGGACTGCACGAGCCCATCTCCGGGACCTGGCTGGACAAGGCGTACACCCTCACCGGACGCAAGTCGCACGCACCGCTGCTGCCGCTGGTGCCTAACGCCCTGCGGAGACTGCCGATCGGCGACGATGTTGATGCGGTGCTGATCAGTCATCACTCGTTCGCGACCCAGGCGGCAATGGCCACCGACGCCCCCGCCGTCGCATACGTCCACAGCCCGGCCCGCTGGGCCTGGGAGCGCACCTTCCGTGATCACGAGATGGCCAGCCGAGCGGGCCGGATCGCCCTGTCCGCGTTGGGAAGGCTCGCGCGCCGCGGAGAACTGCGGGCGGCACCGCACCTCTCGCACGTCATCGCGAACTCGCACGCCGTGGCCGAACGAATTCGCGACTGGTGGGGGTTGCCGTCGACTGTGATCAGCCCACCGGTTCGCATTGACCGCTTCTCCCCCGACCCGTCGATTCCGCGCGAGGACTTCTATCTGTGCGCGGGAAGGCTGGTGCCCTACAAGCGCGCAGACCTTGCGATCCGGGCCGCACAGCGGGCCAACTGCCGTTTGGTGGTGTTGGGCGAGGGCCGCTTCCGCGATCACCTCGAGGACATCGCAGGACCCGAGACGACCTTTCTGGGTGCCGCGTCCGACGAGGTGCTCCTGGACATGTACCGACGCTGCCGCGCCCTGTTGATGCCGGGCGTGGAGGACTTCGGGATTGTCCCCGTTGAGGCGATGGCTTGTGGGACACCAGTTCTTGCACTAGGGCAGGGCGGAGCCCTGGACACGGTGAACCCCGGAGTGACCGGCGAGCACATGCGGGCCGGCCCGGATGACGCCGTCGTGGAGCAGCTGGCCGCACTGATGCGCGACTTCAATCCAGCCGACTACGACTCCGGCGCCATCCGGGCACACGCGTGCGAGTTCTCGCCCGAGGCGTTCCGTTCCCGCGTTGCCGATACCGTGCTGGGGGCCGTGCGCACCTAG
- a CDS encoding glycosyltransferase family 4 protein, with the protein MTGSEWFSSLPGGLNRYFTDLFTALRRRDDIDLSAAAFGNPSDGGSSWGATGGSTRSRVLTAFNDRSDLQQPGILDRHFCLYGPSATGWRTRSRLVVHFHGPWAAESRFAGAGPLRARAKYLVERLRYAGAERVIVLSDRFRDVLVEDYRIPADRIEVIPPGVDLDRFGVLPRLDAPTGRRTVLCVRRLEHRMGIHRLIESWPSVVSAHPDACLMIVGTGTAEQDLRAQVAAAGLDDSIQFTGRVDDLTLTQLYTLADFTVVPSVALEGFGLIALESLATGRPAVVTDCGGLPDAVRGLDPSLIVPADNAEALAARLISALDGALPDPRQCRQHAESFSWTAAAQRHHAVYSELSA; encoded by the coding sequence ATGACCGGCTCGGAGTGGTTCTCCTCGCTGCCCGGCGGGCTCAACAGATACTTCACCGACCTGTTCACCGCACTGCGCCGCCGCGACGACATCGACCTGTCCGCCGCCGCGTTCGGAAACCCGTCCGATGGCGGATCGTCCTGGGGAGCCACCGGTGGATCGACTCGATCGAGGGTGCTCACCGCGTTCAACGACCGCTCAGACTTACAACAACCCGGAATCCTCGACCGCCACTTCTGTCTCTATGGCCCGTCGGCGACCGGGTGGCGTACCCGGAGCCGGTTGGTTGTGCACTTTCACGGCCCCTGGGCGGCCGAAAGCAGATTCGCGGGCGCCGGACCCCTGCGGGCACGTGCCAAGTACCTTGTCGAACGCCTCCGGTACGCCGGCGCCGAGCGAGTCATCGTGCTCTCGGATCGGTTCCGGGATGTGCTCGTCGAGGACTACCGGATACCCGCGGACCGCATCGAGGTCATCCCGCCCGGTGTCGACCTGGACCGATTCGGTGTACTACCGCGGTTGGACGCGCCGACAGGACGCCGAACGGTGCTGTGCGTGCGCAGGCTCGAGCACCGCATGGGTATTCACCGTCTCATCGAATCGTGGCCGTCGGTGGTGTCCGCACACCCGGACGCATGCCTGATGATCGTGGGCACGGGTACCGCCGAGCAAGATCTGAGGGCGCAGGTGGCTGCGGCCGGACTGGACGACAGCATCCAATTCACCGGGCGCGTGGACGACCTGACCCTTACCCAGCTGTACACGCTCGCCGATTTCACCGTGGTGCCATCGGTTGCGCTTGAGGGCTTCGGACTGATCGCACTGGAATCCCTGGCCACCGGCAGGCCCGCCGTCGTCACCGACTGCGGAGGCCTGCCCGACGCGGTGCGCGGCCTGGATCCCTCGTTGATCGTGCCCGCCGACAACGCCGAAGCGCTTGCCGCACGCCTCATCTCGGCACTCGATGGCGCACTGCCCGATCCGCGGCAATGCCGCCAGCATGCCGAGTCTTTCTCCTGGACCGCCGCCGCCCAACGCCACCATGCCGTGTATTCGGAGCTGAGCGCATGA
- a CDS encoding YdcF family protein, translated as MNFSDAKETPVSDTPPIEHSAKPRRRRRVLLACITITVLLAGFVTMGWRVYMNPQTDPLRPADAIVVLGGTPYERFDVGLDLAKRGYAPYLLISQSTGADDRNMDKYCKGHFTFTVSCFIPDPWTTEGEAQEIRTKAQELGWHHIIVITFTPHVSRARYIVGKCFDGELTMVASPAPSGVAFWSWMFIRQSGSYVKAFLTLGC; from the coding sequence ATGAACTTCAGTGATGCCAAGGAGACTCCGGTCTCCGATACCCCGCCGATCGAGCACTCCGCCAAGCCGCGCCGGCGCCGGCGAGTTCTTTTGGCCTGCATCACCATCACGGTGTTGCTGGCGGGCTTTGTGACCATGGGGTGGCGGGTTTACATGAATCCGCAGACCGATCCACTGCGGCCCGCCGACGCCATCGTCGTCTTGGGCGGCACCCCCTACGAACGTTTCGATGTGGGGCTGGATCTGGCCAAACGCGGCTATGCGCCGTACCTGCTCATCTCGCAGTCGACGGGCGCCGACGACCGCAATATGGACAAGTACTGCAAGGGGCATTTCACATTCACGGTGAGCTGCTTCATCCCCGACCCGTGGACCACAGAGGGTGAGGCGCAGGAGATACGCACCAAGGCACAGGAATTGGGCTGGCATCACATCATCGTCATCACCTTCACACCGCATGTTTCGCGGGCACGGTACATCGTCGGAAAATGCTTCGACGGCGAACTCACCATGGTCGCCAGCCCCGCACCTTCGGGAGTTGCCTTCTGGTCGTGGATGTTCATCCGCCAATCGGGCAGCTATGTGAAGGCCTTCCTGACCCTCGGATGCTGA
- a CDS encoding CgeB family protein — MKILFVGDDWVGSNARSMADGFRQAGHEVVVVDTTTVTLPTRLSPAWLYSKGMRRRAPWLQEAAHRRIEQVARDFVPDMFFGFKSIHLDQARLLQVPAAIRVHYSPDDVGNPYNTTTDYLAHESGWDLVVTTKRHNVPELLARGARRVKFVHSAYDPAWHRPCAKRVARQYLVGFIGARRPDRSALITRLGTEHGQNLLVRGPGWRRVPALRTTGATIGGAVYGDHFATAVASVTANLVLLNSDNRDTHTCRTFEIPACGGLFVGERTDEHSELLDEGTECLLFSDEAELREILHWCACHPAQAAKIAEAGYVRVTRDPHRYVDRAREILDELQ; from the coding sequence ATGAAGATACTTTTCGTAGGCGACGACTGGGTCGGCAGTAACGCGCGGTCGATGGCCGACGGGTTCCGGCAGGCAGGCCATGAGGTCGTGGTGGTCGACACCACCACGGTCACCCTGCCCACCAGACTGTCGCCGGCCTGGCTGTATTCAAAGGGTATGCGCCGACGGGCGCCATGGCTGCAGGAGGCGGCACACCGGCGAATTGAGCAGGTCGCGCGAGACTTCGTCCCCGACATGTTCTTTGGATTCAAATCGATTCATCTGGACCAGGCCCGCCTGCTACAGGTCCCGGCCGCCATCCGCGTGCACTACAGCCCGGATGATGTCGGCAATCCGTACAACACCACAACGGATTATCTGGCTCACGAGAGCGGATGGGATCTGGTGGTCACCACCAAACGTCACAACGTGCCCGAGTTGCTGGCGCGCGGTGCACGCCGGGTGAAGTTCGTCCATAGCGCCTACGACCCGGCGTGGCATCGTCCGTGCGCCAAACGAGTTGCGCGGCAGTATCTGGTGGGGTTCATCGGAGCCCGGCGCCCCGATCGGTCGGCCTTGATCACCCGCCTCGGCACCGAGCACGGGCAGAATCTGCTTGTCCGTGGTCCGGGCTGGCGGCGCGTACCCGCACTGCGGACCACCGGCGCCACTATCGGGGGTGCGGTGTACGGCGACCATTTCGCGACGGCCGTCGCCTCGGTGACCGCGAATCTGGTCCTGCTCAACTCCGACAACCGCGACACGCATACCTGCCGCACCTTCGAGATACCCGCGTGCGGAGGCCTATTCGTCGGCGAACGGACCGATGAGCACAGCGAACTGCTCGACGAGGGCACCGAATGCCTGCTGTTCTCGGATGAGGCCGAGCTTCGCGAGATTCTGCACTGGTGCGCCTGCCATCCGGCACAGGCCGCCAAGATCGCCGAGGCGGGGTACGTCCGCGTGACGCGGGATCCGCACCGATACGTCGACCGCGCCAGGGAGATCCTCGATGAACTTCAGTGA
- a CDS encoding glycosyltransferase family 4 protein — protein MIRAMFVAHTAAPSGAELATLRLLSALRTSPTGLTLEPSIVYTEDGPMVGAMKAQGIPTSVLANTFDSRSVTIRDSGWLRRVTGAISLLRVGWLLGATVRERGADVLVAGSTKALIMSAVAARRARIPLIWHVHDRISAEYFGATLAFLIRLLGKIVADGYIANSRSTESSLRPGRLPGVVAYPGLDFQQSPHTEHAPQRPAAETVIAVVGRLTQWKGQDVFLRALANTKVRPQRVYLVGGTFFGEETFRTELEDLASELQLPVTFTGHLDDPTNILAISDILVHCSVIAEPFGQVVVEGLRAGCAVIATRPGGPAETIESGVHGLLVDAGNTDQLTTALDLLIEDRDLRTRLAHAGQARARRFDIADSAQTVRTFLSEVLAQRPATPMAGRSV, from the coding sequence ATGATCCGGGCGATGTTCGTCGCGCACACCGCGGCACCTTCAGGCGCCGAGCTGGCGACACTGCGATTGCTGTCGGCACTACGCACCTCACCCACAGGCCTCACCCTCGAACCGTCGATCGTGTACACCGAGGACGGGCCGATGGTCGGCGCGATGAAGGCCCAGGGCATACCAACGTCGGTGTTGGCCAACACCTTCGACAGTAGAAGTGTGACCATCCGGGACTCCGGATGGTTGCGCCGCGTGACGGGGGCTATCTCGTTGCTGCGCGTCGGGTGGCTACTGGGTGCCACCGTCCGCGAGCGCGGCGCCGACGTACTCGTCGCGGGCAGTACCAAGGCCCTCATCATGTCGGCGGTCGCGGCAAGACGCGCGCGAATTCCCTTGATCTGGCATGTGCATGATCGGATATCGGCCGAATACTTCGGCGCCACATTGGCATTCCTCATTCGTCTACTCGGCAAGATCGTTGCCGACGGGTACATCGCCAACAGCCGCTCCACCGAGAGCTCGCTTCGACCGGGACGCCTTCCGGGTGTGGTCGCCTACCCGGGTCTGGATTTTCAGCAGAGCCCCCACACCGAACATGCGCCGCAGCGACCCGCCGCCGAAACAGTCATCGCCGTCGTCGGCAGACTGACGCAGTGGAAGGGCCAGGACGTGTTCCTGCGCGCCCTGGCCAATACCAAGGTCCGGCCCCAGCGGGTGTATCTGGTCGGTGGCACGTTCTTCGGCGAGGAGACCTTTCGCACCGAACTGGAAGACCTGGCAAGCGAACTGCAGCTGCCGGTGACCTTCACCGGGCATCTCGATGACCCCACGAACATCCTGGCCATCTCCGACATCCTGGTGCACTGCTCTGTCATCGCCGAACCCTTCGGGCAGGTTGTCGTCGAGGGCCTGCGCGCGGGCTGCGCCGTCATTGCCACCCGGCCGGGCGGGCCCGCGGAAACCATCGAGTCAGGTGTGCACGGACTGCTGGTCGATGCCGGGAACACCGATCAACTCACCACCGCCCTCGATCTGCTCATCGAGGACCGCGACCTTCGAACCCGGTTGGCACACGCGGGACAAGCCCGCGCTCGGCGCTTCGACATCGCCGACTCGGCACAAACCGTGAGGACGTTCCTCTCCGAGGTGCTGGCCCAGCGCCCGGCCACGCCGATGGCGGGGCGCAGTGTCTAA
- a CDS encoding GGDEF domain-containing protein yields the protein MPNTRTVRPRRKLTPDKVYRFVTGTLSRRDLWHLKVAIGLLCMAIIPLGMVFNMHPLGPQGIGRTIHTILFSISFPVGLCWIFGPWPTRRWAIAFIAWADISFAISAWIFTGPTMQLAPILYMSMTGVFATFLLGWNVLAVHCGFALAMQISITLWNMHTGAATFLDQFLYNAPVFATVVMLPLLIQAIIEGGRRSIHATISAANRDPLTGLLNRRGVQAIFEYLLGKRPNPTTVVVMVADVDRFKELNDTYGHEAGDRMLQAVADRLFANTGRGDIAARIGGDEFMVVTFVDNPDDIAEATARLRKAPLDTDGPDISLSVGIAWSATNIKDFNFESLTREADFKLYEIKRARAPRGSTA from the coding sequence GTGCCCAACACCCGAACAGTTCGGCCACGACGCAAGCTGACCCCCGACAAGGTGTACCGGTTTGTCACGGGCACCCTCAGCCGTCGGGACCTGTGGCACCTGAAAGTCGCGATCGGCCTGCTGTGTATGGCCATCATCCCGTTGGGAATGGTCTTCAACATGCATCCGTTGGGCCCGCAGGGCATCGGGCGCACGATTCACACCATTCTCTTTTCCATATCGTTCCCGGTCGGTCTGTGCTGGATCTTCGGGCCGTGGCCGACTAGGCGCTGGGCCATCGCCTTCATCGCCTGGGCCGACATCTCCTTTGCGATATCCGCCTGGATATTCACGGGTCCGACGATGCAGCTGGCCCCGATCTTGTACATGAGCATGACCGGCGTGTTCGCCACGTTCCTGTTGGGCTGGAACGTGCTTGCCGTGCACTGCGGCTTTGCGCTGGCAATGCAAATCTCGATCACGCTGTGGAACATGCACACCGGTGCGGCAACCTTCCTCGACCAATTTCTCTACAACGCACCGGTATTCGCCACCGTGGTGATGCTGCCGCTCTTGATCCAAGCCATCATCGAAGGCGGACGCAGGTCAATACACGCCACCATCTCGGCGGCCAACCGCGATCCGCTGACTGGGCTGTTGAACCGTAGGGGTGTGCAGGCCATCTTCGAGTATCTGCTCGGCAAGCGGCCCAACCCGACGACCGTTGTCGTGATGGTGGCCGACGTCGACAGATTCAAGGAACTCAATGACACCTACGGCCATGAGGCCGGGGACAGGATGCTGCAGGCAGTGGCGGACAGGCTGTTCGCCAACACCGGCAGGGGCGATATCGCCGCGCGCATCGGCGGTGACGAGTTCATGGTCGTCACCTTCGTGGACAACCCTGATGATATCGCCGAGGCGACCGCGCGGCTGCGCAAAGCGCCGCTGGACACCGACGGTCCCGATATCTCTCTCAGCGTGGGCATCGCCTGGTCGGCCACCAACATCAAGGACTTCAACTTTGAATCGCTCACTCGCGAAGCAGATTTCAAACTCTACGAAATCAAACGTGCCCGCGCGCCCCGCGGGTCCACGGCCTGA
- a CDS encoding sugar transferase yields the protein MVIKSVFSGEIQQRVEKRPGGLFYLHRRWAPAADLVAIVLTSLVSYQLAHHLLSGRQDLGGWYVGTDALIAIVWFAALSLHTVGPGKALRAVLQEWQTVVGVTFQLFTIVLLTYLISRIELIDIRHLIIEIPLGLLGILIARHVLRRLWGSEARTSVLLAGDRDAVREMITAFRRHRDSGFEVVGACTPAIDAAYGAMAIEVGDHRVPVVGDDRNVVEAAQRTSAQIVAVAMTDGLGRRELADLASDLGGLGIELAVSPGDVDETVVTTADRGLERVHMLEMLAPGYRRARSMSKEAFDMVFATAAILATAPVMIAIAAAIKLTSTGPVFYVSERIGLDGVPFRMIKFRSMFTGADLQTAGMIDSAGSTPVFFKAKEDPRVTPVGAFIRKYSLDELPQFFNVLFGDMSVVGPRPQVQREVDAYDDTMRRRLLVKPGVTGQWQVSGRNDLSVDESIRHDISYVDNWSMGLDIRIISRTVGAVVRSEGAY from the coding sequence ATGGTTATCAAGAGCGTCTTTAGCGGCGAAATTCAACAGAGGGTAGAGAAGCGCCCGGGAGGGCTCTTCTACCTGCATCGACGATGGGCACCCGCAGCCGATTTGGTGGCCATCGTCCTCACCTCGCTGGTGTCGTACCAGCTGGCGCACCACCTGCTGTCCGGGCGACAGGATCTCGGTGGCTGGTACGTGGGCACGGATGCTCTGATAGCCATCGTGTGGTTTGCGGCGCTGTCGCTGCACACCGTGGGGCCGGGCAAGGCGTTGCGGGCGGTGCTGCAGGAGTGGCAGACGGTCGTGGGTGTCACCTTCCAGTTGTTCACCATCGTGCTGCTGACCTATCTGATCTCGCGCATCGAGCTGATCGATATCCGGCATCTCATCATCGAGATACCGCTGGGGCTGCTCGGCATCCTCATCGCCCGGCACGTGCTGCGCCGCCTGTGGGGCTCGGAGGCCCGCACCTCGGTGCTGCTGGCCGGTGATCGCGATGCGGTCCGGGAGATGATCACAGCCTTCCGTCGTCATCGGGACAGTGGTTTCGAGGTTGTCGGTGCATGCACCCCGGCAATCGATGCGGCATACGGCGCGATGGCGATCGAAGTGGGCGATCATCGCGTTCCCGTCGTCGGTGACGATCGGAACGTCGTCGAGGCGGCGCAACGCACGTCGGCGCAGATCGTCGCGGTCGCGATGACCGACGGTCTCGGTCGCCGGGAGCTTGCCGACCTCGCCTCCGATCTCGGAGGTCTAGGAATCGAGCTCGCGGTTTCGCCGGGTGATGTGGATGAGACCGTCGTGACCACCGCGGACCGGGGACTCGAGCGGGTTCATATGTTGGAGATGCTGGCTCCGGGCTACCGGCGGGCGCGCTCCATGTCGAAGGAAGCATTCGACATGGTGTTCGCCACCGCTGCCATCTTGGCCACCGCGCCCGTGATGATCGCCATTGCCGCCGCCATCAAACTCACCAGTACGGGTCCGGTGTTCTACGTATCCGAACGAATCGGGTTGGACGGCGTGCCTTTTCGGATGATCAAGTTCCGCAGCATGTTCACCGGCGCGGACCTACAGACCGCCGGCATGATCGACTCGGCGGGAAGCACGCCCGTCTTCTTCAAGGCGAAAGAGGACCCGCGGGTTACCCCGGTAGGCGCCTTCATCCGCAAGTACAGCCTCGATGAGCTGCCGCAGTTCTTCAATGTGCTGTTCGGCGATATGAGTGTCGTCGGACCGCGGCCGCAGGTGCAGCGGGAAGTCGACGCCTATGACGACACCATGCGCCGCAGGCTTCTGGTGAAGCCGGGGGTGACGGGTCAATGGCAGGTGAGTGGCCGCAACGATCTATCGGTCGATGAGTCCATTCGTCACGACATCTCCTATGTCGACAACTGGTCCATGGGGCTGGACATCCGCATCATCTCGCGGACCGTCGGCGCGGTGGTGCGCAGCGAGGGTGCGTACTGA
- a CDS encoding acyltransferase family protein: MKLGQVFDPRNNALNAWRLGLALSVIFCHSWPLTGHKIANRPIQQLTEQVGVDGFFAISGFLITASWLRHPKLRDFATARALRIFPGLWVSLAIIAFVFAPLSVAVQHGSVTELLSSHKPIEYVLNNAILNTSYVGIDGTPRNIPWPGVWDGPLWTLTLEVLCYIAVAVLGGIGLLRKRWTIATAFLIMLCATTLFPYPTLPTSTVPEVLARFSVMFAAGALMHRYRDAIPARWSLVALGTVIVLASGLLFNYRELGALPLAYTVIVSGSLVKYKHLNLRNDISYGIYIYGFPIQQLLAVFGMGAANPFLFFAAATAATIPMATGSWFLIEKHAMKLKTRIVATRATHSAETSR, encoded by the coding sequence ATGAAGCTGGGCCAGGTGTTCGACCCCCGCAACAACGCCCTCAACGCGTGGCGATTGGGGCTAGCGCTCAGTGTCATCTTCTGCCATTCCTGGCCGCTCACCGGCCACAAAATCGCCAACCGCCCCATACAGCAACTCACCGAGCAGGTAGGGGTGGACGGATTCTTTGCCATCTCGGGATTTCTCATCACCGCTAGCTGGCTACGCCATCCGAAGCTTCGCGACTTCGCCACCGCCCGGGCTCTGCGCATCTTCCCGGGATTGTGGGTATCTCTTGCGATAATTGCTTTTGTTTTTGCGCCACTGAGCGTCGCGGTACAGCACGGTTCCGTCACAGAGCTGCTTTCATCACATAAACCCATCGAATATGTGCTGAACAACGCCATACTCAACACCTCGTACGTCGGGATTGACGGAACTCCACGCAACATTCCATGGCCCGGGGTGTGGGACGGCCCTCTCTGGACACTCACTCTTGAAGTGCTCTGCTATATAGCTGTAGCCGTGCTAGGTGGAATCGGGCTGCTGAGAAAGAGATGGACCATAGCCACCGCTTTCTTGATCATGTTGTGTGCGACCACACTATTTCCATACCCGACACTGCCCACGTCAACGGTGCCTGAAGTACTCGCAAGATTTTCGGTGATGTTCGCGGCGGGGGCGCTGATGCATCGATACCGAGACGCCATTCCTGCACGCTGGTCTCTCGTTGCCCTGGGAACCGTAATCGTTTTGGCGTCTGGGCTACTCTTCAATTACCGGGAACTCGGGGCGCTACCCCTGGCCTACACCGTCATCGTCTCGGGCTCTCTTGTCAAATACAAGCATTTGAATTTACGCAACGACATTTCGTATGGCATATACATCTACGGGTTTCCCATCCAACAACTCTTGGCGGTCTTCGGAATGGGTGCAGCGAATCCATTCCTATTCTTCGCGGCAGCAACCGCCGCAACCATTCCGATGGCCACCGGAAGCTGGTTCCTCATCGAGAAGCATGCGATGAAACTCAAAACCCGAATCGTAGCCACACGAGCAACACACTCCGCAGAAACCAGCAGGTGA
- a CDS encoding lipopolysaccharide biosynthesis protein has product MSNEPRSSTTLPRALRLARDFGAVVFGKYGQYLVTFATVPLLARVLGPAGMGLLAVGMAAYFFGSIVVDLGMTPFLAARVPELRNTPAELQQVRTDYLALRLMTLGVLGAAFGAGWIVGVPPYVHMILLGLFAGGLWATSDDWLLIGQGRFVASALYQGSGRITYLVLLIVLLPHSPHAATAILCLLGSSILTVAGTWWDSLRTFGALRRPYAPGQILRSSWPIVTSRLLTTGYGQGAPAIYSAMLDAVSLGLFSASDRLVRAMQSLLDMIGLVLLPRMAKHSGHEHFWRSGFQGLRGAVAVAVVAATLLWLLATPIVHIIFGSEFLGAVGLLRAELLILPASTISSYISTALLPVRQDTHGVLIASLVGTTASVAGLIAASLTHSVWALIGGVLGAEFCVALWYLARVRHLSGREQGLPTGTEAAPEGAPR; this is encoded by the coding sequence GTGTCTAACGAACCTCGAAGTAGTACGACGCTCCCCCGGGCATTGCGACTGGCCAGAGACTTCGGGGCGGTCGTCTTCGGAAAGTACGGACAGTACCTGGTTACCTTCGCGACGGTCCCCCTGCTCGCGCGGGTGCTGGGACCGGCGGGCATGGGATTGTTGGCGGTCGGTATGGCCGCGTACTTCTTCGGCTCGATCGTCGTCGATCTGGGTATGACCCCTTTTCTCGCCGCGCGCGTGCCCGAGCTACGCAACACACCTGCCGAGCTTCAACAGGTGCGCACCGACTATCTCGCCTTGCGGCTGATGACTCTCGGGGTGCTGGGTGCCGCATTCGGTGCCGGCTGGATCGTCGGGGTGCCGCCGTATGTACACATGATTCTGTTGGGGCTCTTCGCCGGTGGGCTGTGGGCCACGTCCGATGACTGGCTCCTTATCGGACAAGGACGATTCGTCGCATCAGCCCTCTACCAAGGTTCGGGGCGCATCACCTATCTGGTGCTGCTCATCGTGCTGCTTCCACACTCGCCACACGCTGCCACCGCCATCTTGTGTCTGCTGGGCTCCTCAATCTTGACGGTGGCGGGAACCTGGTGGGACAGCCTACGAACGTTCGGTGCCCTGCGCCGTCCATACGCGCCAGGCCAGATTCTCCGCAGCAGCTGGCCGATTGTGACCTCCCGGCTTTTGACCACCGGTTATGGCCAAGGGGCACCTGCCATTTACTCGGCCATGCTGGACGCGGTCTCGCTGGGTCTCTTTTCTGCGAGCGATCGCCTGGTCAGAGCGATGCAGTCGCTATTGGACATGATCGGATTGGTGCTGCTGCCGCGCATGGCCAAGCACAGTGGGCATGAACACTTCTGGCGCAGCGGTTTTCAGGGTCTGCGCGGCGCGGTGGCGGTGGCCGTGGTTGCCGCCACGCTGCTCTGGCTGCTGGCCACACCGATTGTTCACATCATCTTCGGTAGCGAGTTCCTGGGCGCCGTCGGTCTCTTACGCGCCGAGCTTCTCATCCTTCCGGCGAGCACGATCAGTTCGTACATCAGTACCGCGCTGCTACCCGTACGCCAAGACACGCACGGCGTTCTCATCGCGTCGTTGGTGGGTACCACCGCCTCGGTTGCCGGGCTCATCGCCGCCTCGTTGACCCATTCGGTGTGGGCGTTGATAGGTGGCGTACTTGGCGCCGAATTCTGTGTGGCGCTGTGGTATTTGGCGCGTGTGCGCCATCTGTCCGGCCGCGAGCAGGGCCTGCCCACCGGAACCGAGGCCGCACCGGAAGGGGCCCCGCGATGA